Proteins from a genomic interval of Staphylococcus debuckii:
- the spxA gene encoding transcriptional regulator SpxA, whose product MVTLFTSPSCTSCRKAKAWLQEHDIPYTERNIFSEHLTIDEIKQILKMTEDGTDEIISTRSKTYQKLNVDIDSLPLQELYTIIQDNPGLLRRPIILDEKRLQVGYNEDEIRRFLPRKVRTFQLQEAQRMVDL is encoded by the coding sequence ATGGTAACACTATTCACATCACCAAGCTGCACATCTTGCCGTAAAGCGAAAGCATGGTTACAAGAACATGACATTCCGTATACGGAGCGTAACATTTTTTCAGAACACTTAACAATTGATGAAATTAAACAAATCTTAAAAATGACAGAAGACGGAACAGATGAGATTATCTCAACTCGTTCTAAAACATATCAAAAATTAAACGTCGATATCGACTCTTTACCATTGCAAGAATTATATACAATCATTCAAGATAACCCAGGTCTATTACGTCGACCAATTATCTTAGATGAAAAACGTTTGCAAGTAGGTTATAACGAAGACGAAATCCGTCGTTTCTTACCAAGAAAAGTGCGTACGTTCCAATTACAAGAAGCACAACGAATGGTGGACTTATAA